Within the Acinetobacter radioresistens DSM 6976 = NBRC 102413 = CIP 103788 genome, the region ATCAAGGATGCAGATGAAAAATCGGATATTGTTATATATTATGGAGGGTATTTGCCCTTTTATAAAAAAATAAAATCTAAGCTTATTATTGAATATCATTCATTGAGTACAGGATCATATCCTCGCATTAAGAATTTTATAAAAAGAAGATTTTCAGCAAAAGCTCAAGCTTATATCTTCTTAAATGAAAATGTTAAAACAGAGTTGGGTTTTTATGGAAATTCAAAAGCTTATTATTTTAGAAGTATGGGATATGATGATGATATATTTAATATAGCAAAAAATAATTTTAAAAAGTACGATTTTGTTTATATGGGAAGTGTACACAGATATGGAGTCATGGAAGTTATTAAAAATATTGCAAATAAAGGTTTTAGTATTTTAGTTATTGGGTGTAATCTTGAAACTTATACTGAATTAAAATCCATAAAAAATATTTTTCCACATAGAAAAATGGATCAAAAGGAGATGTTTGAATTAGCATCACAAGCAAAGTATGGTCTTAATTATACAATCGATCAATATCCTTTTAACATTCAAGATAGTACTAAATTAATAGAATATTGTGCTATGGGATTAAAGGTTGTTACAAATCGTTATAAGTGGGTTGATTTTTTTGAGAAAGACATTGGAGCTAATTTTTTAAATCTTGAAGCATTTTTTAGAGATAAAAATATTATTAAAGAATTTGATTTTTGTAATGGCAATATCCAAAAATATAAATGGTCTAATGTTATTAAAGAGTCGAATATAGCTTTATTAATTGAGGAGTTAAGTGCAAAAAAATGAAAATATTAATTTTTTGTTATCATATTAAGGATGCTGTAGGTGGTGCTGAAATACAATGTGATATAATCGCACGTGGTATGGTAGAAAAGGGTCATGAAGTTCTATATTTATCGCCTATGAAGGCAGAAGTACGTCAGGAAATTTATAAAAATTATAATTTGATACATATCGGAAAAGATTTTAATAGTATATATAATGAGATATATAATTATAATCCAGATGTTATATATTGGCGTGCTTATAAAGGGGACTTTTATAAACTATCTAAACTCTTGAGTAAAAAGTTTAATTTAGTTTATGCGGTTTCTGCTCTCCATGATGTTTCATATAAACCATATTGGAGTATATTTATTAACAATTTGACAATTAAAAGTTTGTTGAAGTTTGTAAAAAATGTATATGTAACTTTCTGGCAGAGAAAGGCGTTTGCACATTTTAAAACATTGACTTTTTTAAATTCTAATTATTTATCATATATCAATCATAAAAATAAAATTATTATTAGGAATTCTATGGATATTAATATCTCTTCATCTATTCCATGGAAAAGAAAATATGTAATCTGGGTTGCAAATATTAAGCCTACGAAAAGACCTGAGGAATTTTTTAAATTAGCTAAAAAATTTGAAGATCTTGACATCGACTTTTTAATGATAGGGAGATACAACTATGAGCATTCAGAATATTCATATTTAAAAGATGAAAACTCTTGGCCAAAAAATTTTTATTACTTAGGTGAAAAATCTTTAGATGAAGTAAACTTTTTCTTAGAAAAATCTTTATTTCATGTACATACTTGTGAGCCTGAAGGATTTGGTAATATATTCATTCAAGCATGGCTTTTACAAAAAGCTAGTCTATCTCTAAATTTTGATCCTGAGGGATTAATCGATAAACATAATTTAGGATATTTTTCAAATAGTGATATAAGTTTGTTTTATGAGCAATTTAAAAGTTTAATTGATAAACCTGATTTATTATATGAAAAATCAATTAACGCAAAAAAAATAGCGCATCAATTTTTTTCAAAGAAAAGAATGATTGATGAGATTAATAATTGCTTTTCAGAAATGAATAATAAATTTTAATATATAGTGAGTGATTTGAAAATATGTATTTAGGTTTTGATCCATTTGAAAGTTTTTATTGGTCTATGTTTTTGTTTATCATAGGTATAATTTTATCATTAAAAATTTCTAAAATTATTGGTATTAATTATAAATTAAGTAGTTCTTTATATTTTTGGCATATTTTACTCTGTTTTGTTTATTTTTTTTATGTTCTTAGTAATGGTGGCGACGCAATTAGCTATTTTAGATGGGCTGTTGATAATAATGTAAATCTCAATTTTGGAACTGCATTTGTTATTAATTTCACTGCTTTTTTCGTTAATTATTTAAAATTTTCATTCATTGACTTATTTGTTTTGTATAATTTTTTTGGTTATGTAGGGGTTCTTTTTTTTGCTGCTTCTATTATACAAGCTATTAAAGTTAAAAAATTACCTTATAGGCTTTTTGGTTTATTATTTATTTTTTTGCCTTCAGTGAGTTTTTGGACTAGTGCATTAGGAAAAGATTCTCTTGCATTTATGGCTACGGGGATGGCGCTATGGGGGGCACTAAACTATAAAAATAGAAAATGGTTAATAATTTTATCTATTTTTTTAATGTTATTAGTAAGACCTCATATTGCTTTTGTATTATTAATATCTTTTATATTATCTTTAATTTTGGATAAAAAAGTTTCTTTCTATACAAGGATTTTTATGGGTTCAATAGCATCTATTGTTTCTATAGTGATGCTTCCTGTAATTATAAATTATGTGGGGTTGGAGGAAGGTAGTGGGATAGATGATGTTAGTGATTATGTAGATAAAAGACAAAGTTATAATGCCGGAGGTGGTAGCAGTATAGATATTAGTTCGATGTCTTTACCAATGCAGATGCTTACATATCTATTTAGACCTTTACCTTTTGAAGCACATTCTATTTTTGCCTTATTAGCCTCCTTTGATAATATTATTTTAATTTTATTAGTACTAATGGGTTTTTACTTTATATTTAAAAAAAATAAACCTTCTATTGAATCAAATAGGTTGTTTTTATGGTTGTATTTCTATTTGTCATTAATTATTTTGGCATCAACTACTGCAAATCTGGGTATTGCAATGCGACAAAAATGGATGATTCTCCCCTTTTTAATATTTTTACTTTTAAGTGTTATTGGAAATAATGAATTGAAAATTGAGAAGATAAAATGACCTTTTTAATTATTTCTAGCTTTCTTCCTTCAGTCTTAAACTTCCGTGGAAAGTTACTCGAAGCGATCCATCAGCAAGGCTATGAAATCCATATTATTGCACCTGATCTACCTTCTTTTTCTGGCGAGTATCAAAAACTGTTAGATCTTGGTTATTACGTACATGAAGTTTCCATGCAACGTACAGGCACTAATCCGGTAGCAGACTTAAAAACCTTAGGAAGCATGTATACGCTTATAAAAAAAATCAAACCTGATCATGTTCTATCTTATACGATCAAGCCGGTGATATATGGAACACTCGCCGCATGGCTGGCACAGGTACCACATCGCTATGCTTTAATTACAGGTTTAGGTTATGCCTTTCAAAATGTAGAAACTCAGACTGAGCGAAGTATTTTCCAGAAACTGGTTCATGGTTTATACCAGCAGGCATTGTCGCGCAGTCATAAGGCATTTTTCCAAAATCCGGATGACCTGAAACTTTTTCAGGATTTAAAGCTTTTAAATACTCAAACAGCTACAGTAGTAGTGAACGGTTCGGGGGTCAATGTTGCTGATTTTAATGTATTACCTTTACCTGTAACGGCCGATCAAAAAATTAAAATATCCTTCTTGTTGATTGCACGTTTACTGGTAGATAAAGGTATCCGTGAATATGCCGAAGCAGCAAAAATCATCAAACATAAACATCCGCATGTAGAGTTTAATCTGGTAGGCTGGATCGATGAAAATCCAGCAGCGATTATCCAACAAGAATTAGATGAATGGATTGCTAAAAAAACAATAAATTATTGGGGTAAACTAAGCGATGTTCGCCCTGCAATTGCAGAAAGCTCGGTTTATGTGTTGCCATCCTATCGTGAAGGCACCCCTCGTACTGTCTTAGAAGCCATGGCAATGGGTCGGGCAATCATTACCACGGATGCACCTGGTTGTCGTGAAACTGTTACCGATGGCGATAACGGCTTTCTGGTTGAAGTAAAATCCGTGGAAAGTTTAGTAAAAGCAATGGAGAAACTCATTCTTCAGCCAGGGCTGATCGCTAAAATGGGAAGTCGCTCCCGAGAAATCGCACTTCATAAATACGATGTACATCAGGTAAACGCACATATGATGCAAGAAATGGGTTTAATCTAAATGTTAAAACGCTTACTCGATATTATCATCGCCTCCATTGCCCTGATCCTGCTTTCACCACTTTATGCCTTTGTGGCTTACAAAGTGAAAAAAAATCTGGGCTCTCCAGTCTTGTTTCGCCAGGTGCGTCCCGGTTTACATGGCAAGCCTTTTGAGATGATCAAGTTCCGCACCATGAAAGATGCTGTGGACGAGCAGGGTAATCCACTGCCGGACAGTGAGCGTCTAACGCCTTTTGGTCAAATGCTGCGTTCCAGCAGTCTGGATGAAATGCCGGAACTGTGGAATGTGATTAAAGGTGATATGAGCATTGTTGGCCCACGCCCGCTGTTGATGGAATACCTGCCACTTTACAGCCCTGAACAAGCCAAACGCCATGACGTGCGCCCGGGTATGACGGGTCATGCACAAGTGAATGGCCGCAATGCAATTGGCTGGGAAGAAAAGTTCAAGCTGGATACCTGGTATGTGGAAAATCAGTCCATTTGGCTCGACTTTAAAATCATGTTTAAAACCGTACATAAAGTTTTAGCAAAAGATGATATCAGTGCCGAAGGCGAAGCCACTATGACACGCTTTACTGGCTCACAAAACAAGGATGAAACATGATGACAGCTTTATATATTGGTATTTATGGTGCAAGTGGTTTTGGTAAAGAAGTTATGCCATTGGTTCGCCAGCAATTTCCAACCTTAGCCAAAGATAGCTTTGTTTTTATCGATGATGGCCAAGCCGGCAATAGTTTAAATGACTATGCTGTTTTAAGTTATCAGGATTTTCTTGCTAAACCGAATACACATAAGGCTGTAACGATTGCTATAGCAAACAGCCAAGTTCGTGAAAAACTGGTCCAGCGTTTAACTGAAGACCAGATTCAGCATTTAGATGTTCAGGCCAGTAATACCGTTATTCTAGATGAAGTGCATATTGGCGAAGGAAGCTTACTTTGTCCTTTCACTTGTCTGACATCCAATATTAAAATTGGAAAATTCTTTCATGCCAATATTTATAGCTATGTTGCTCATGACTGTATCATTGGCGATTACGTCACCTTTGCTCCCGGCGTGAAATGTAATGGCAATATCCATATTGAAGACCATGCCTATATTGGTACGGGTGCTGTGATCAAACAGGGCACACCAGATCAACCTTTAGTGATTGGCAAGGGGGCAGTGGTGGGCATGGGCGCAGTAGTAACTAAAAGTGTGCCACCAGGCGTGACAGTAGTTGGCAATCCGGCACGTATTTTAGAGAAAAAATAAGTTTTTAAGGTTTTGAAAATTAGGAATTATCATGTTAAACACTGCATTTGAACCATGGCCAAGCTTTACGCAAGAAGAAGCCGATGCTGTATCCCAAGTCTTGTTATCCAACAAAGTGAACTATTGGACTGGACAGGAATGCCGTGAATTTGAAAAAGAATTTGCTCAATTTGCTGGCACACAATATGCAGTAGCATTGGCGAATGGTACCGTGGCTTTGGATGTAGCCTTGAAAGCCTTGGAAATCGGTGCGGGTGATGATGTGATTGTGACTTCACGTACTTTCCTTGCATCTGCTAGCTCTATTGTAACTGCTGGGGCAAATCCGATTTTTGCCGATGTGGAAATGGACTCGCAAAATATCTCACGTCGTACGATTGAAGCAGTTTTAACGCCTAATACCAAAGCGATTATTTGTGTGCATCTCGCTGGCTGGATGTGTGATATGGATCCCATCATGCAATTGGCTGAAGAAAAAGGCCTGTATGTGATTGAGGATTGTGCCCAGGCACATGGTGCCATGTATAAAGGGAAATCTGCAGGTTCAATCGGTCATATTGGTGCCTGGTCATTCTGTCAGGATAAAATTATGACCACGGGTGGTGAAGGAGGAATGGTCACTACCAATGATGAAACCTTATGGAAAAAAATGTGGTCTTATAAAGATCATGGTAAAAACTTTGACAGTATATATAACAAACAGCATCCACCGGGATTCCGCTGGTTACATGACTCCTTTGGCACGAACTGGCGCATGATGGAAATGCAGGCTGTGATTGGACGGATTCAATTGAAAAAGATGTCCGAATGGACAGCACAGCGCAATGCAAATATGGAAAAAATTTATGCTGCCTTTACAGATAGCCCATACTTTATAGTTCATCGTCCATCAGATGATTATGTACATGCTGCCTATAAATGCTATATACAAGTCAATACTGATGCTTTACCAGAAGGCTGGTCACGTGACCGAATCATGACTGAAATTAATGCAGAAGGTGTACCATGCTTTAGTGGGTCTTGTTCAGAAGTTTACTTAGAGCATGCTTTTGATGATACGCCATGGCGTCCAAAAGAGCGTCTTCCACAAGCAAAGCAGTTGGGCGAGACCAGCTTAATGTTTTTAGTGCATCCGACTTTAAGCACTAAAAGTTTAGTTAAAACAGTTGAAGTAATTCAAAAAGTCATAAAAATGATGAATACCTGATTATTGTTGAAGCCAATATGAAATTAGCGCACATATTGGCTCTTTTTTGTTTTCATATTTCATATTTATTGTAGTACTCGGGTAAAAAATATTTATTTATCAAAAGCAAAGGCGTATAAAGATTTGCATTTGATGAAATAATTCATACTAGAAGATCATCGTGAAACAACTTATTTTTAAACTTGCATCAGCTCCCCGACTTATTAAACAGGGTTTTCTAGTCTTACTGGATCTAATTGTCTTTCCGGTACTCCTGTGGCTCTGTTATGCCATTCGCCAATTTGACCCGAGTGTTGAGGTTGTACCTGGCCTAGATCATGGCGCTTTCTTGGTAAGCATTATTGGAGTCATCTGTCTAGCGATTTGCGGTATTTACCGTTTTATTGTACGTACCTTCAATGAGTTTTTTATGGTCAAGCTGGCACTTGCCATGCTGTTAATGATTGGCACACTTTATGCCTTGGCCTATTTTTCTCCTGCTTTTATCCCAATGTCTATTCCTTTTATGTTCGGCTTTATGATGTTTGGCTGGGTATGGTTTAGCCGGGCAATCATCCGTTTTGTCATTAAAGGTGCTTTACAATCTGGTTTGGGACGTAAACGTATTGCGATTTATGGAGCTGGTTATGCTGGCCAGCAGATTGCCGCAGCATTGTTTCGTTCAGATGAACACTTACCTGTATTTTTTATAGATGATAAAGCAAACTTGCAGGGTCAT harbors:
- a CDS encoding glycosyltransferase, producing the protein MKILIFCYHIKDAVGGAEIQCDIIARGMVEKGHEVLYLSPMKAEVRQEIYKNYNLIHIGKDFNSIYNEIYNYNPDVIYWRAYKGDFYKLSKLLSKKFNLVYAVSALHDVSYKPYWSIFINNLTIKSLLKFVKNVYVTFWQRKAFAHFKTLTFLNSNYLSYINHKNKIIIRNSMDINISSSIPWKRKYVIWVANIKPTKRPEEFFKLAKKFEDLDIDFLMIGRYNYEHSEYSYLKDENSWPKNFYYLGEKSLDEVNFFLEKSLFHVHTCEPEGFGNIFIQAWLLQKASLSLNFDPEGLIDKHNLGYFSNSDISLFYEQFKSLIDKPDLLYEKSINAKKIAHQFFSKKRMIDEINNCFSEMNNKF
- a CDS encoding glycosyltransferase family protein, with the translated sequence MEKLIKLGIVHSYDSFYPETKAYLKYMTNINSNIKIEIFSNIKDADEKSDIVIYYGGYLPFYKKIKSKLIIEYHSLSTGSYPRIKNFIKRRFSAKAQAYIFLNENVKTELGFYGNSKAYYFRSMGYDDDIFNIAKNNFKKYDFVYMGSVHRYGVMEVIKNIANKGFSILVIGCNLETYTELKSIKNIFPHRKMDQKEMFELASQAKYGLNYTIDQYPFNIQDSTKLIEYCAMGLKVVTNRYKWVDFFEKDIGANFLNLEAFFRDKNIIKEFDFCNGNIQKYKWSNVIKESNIALLIEELSAKK
- a CDS encoding glycosyltransferase family protein, translated to MYLGFDPFESFYWSMFLFIIGIILSLKISKIIGINYKLSSSLYFWHILLCFVYFFYVLSNGGDAISYFRWAVDNNVNLNFGTAFVINFTAFFVNYLKFSFIDLFVLYNFFGYVGVLFFAASIIQAIKVKKLPYRLFGLLFIFLPSVSFWTSALGKDSLAFMATGMALWGALNYKNRKWLIILSIFLMLLVRPHIAFVLLISFILSLILDKKVSFYTRIFMGSIASIVSIVMLPVIINYVGLEEGSGIDDVSDYVDKRQSYNAGGGSSIDISSMSLPMQMLTYLFRPLPFEAHSIFALLASFDNIILILLVLMGFYFIFKKNKPSIESNRLFLWLYFYLSLIILASTTANLGIAMRQKWMILPFLIFLLLSVIGNNELKIEKIK
- a CDS encoding glycosyltransferase family 4 protein gives rise to the protein MTFLIISSFLPSVLNFRGKLLEAIHQQGYEIHIIAPDLPSFSGEYQKLLDLGYYVHEVSMQRTGTNPVADLKTLGSMYTLIKKIKPDHVLSYTIKPVIYGTLAAWLAQVPHRYALITGLGYAFQNVETQTERSIFQKLVHGLYQQALSRSHKAFFQNPDDLKLFQDLKLLNTQTATVVVNGSGVNVADFNVLPLPVTADQKIKISFLLIARLLVDKGIREYAEAAKIIKHKHPHVEFNLVGWIDENPAAIIQQELDEWIAKKTINYWGKLSDVRPAIAESSVYVLPSYREGTPRTVLEAMAMGRAIITTDAPGCRETVTDGDNGFLVEVKSVESLVKAMEKLILQPGLIAKMGSRSREIALHKYDVHQVNAHMMQEMGLI
- a CDS encoding DegT/DnrJ/EryC1/StrS family aminotransferase → MLNTAFEPWPSFTQEEADAVSQVLLSNKVNYWTGQECREFEKEFAQFAGTQYAVALANGTVALDVALKALEIGAGDDVIVTSRTFLASASSIVTAGANPIFADVEMDSQNISRRTIEAVLTPNTKAIICVHLAGWMCDMDPIMQLAEEKGLYVIEDCAQAHGAMYKGKSAGSIGHIGAWSFCQDKIMTTGGEGGMVTTNDETLWKKMWSYKDHGKNFDSIYNKQHPPGFRWLHDSFGTNWRMMEMQAVIGRIQLKKMSEWTAQRNANMEKIYAAFTDSPYFIVHRPSDDYVHAAYKCYIQVNTDALPEGWSRDRIMTEINAEGVPCFSGSCSEVYLEHAFDDTPWRPKERLPQAKQLGETSLMFLVHPTLSTKSLVKTVEVIQKVIKMMNT
- a CDS encoding acetyltransferase, translating into MTALYIGIYGASGFGKEVMPLVRQQFPTLAKDSFVFIDDGQAGNSLNDYAVLSYQDFLAKPNTHKAVTIAIANSQVREKLVQRLTEDQIQHLDVQASNTVILDEVHIGEGSLLCPFTCLTSNIKIGKFFHANIYSYVAHDCIIGDYVTFAPGVKCNGNIHIEDHAYIGTGAVIKQGTPDQPLVIGKGAVVGMGAVVTKSVPPGVTVVGNPARILEKK
- a CDS encoding sugar transferase — its product is MLKRLLDIIIASIALILLSPLYAFVAYKVKKNLGSPVLFRQVRPGLHGKPFEMIKFRTMKDAVDEQGNPLPDSERLTPFGQMLRSSSLDEMPELWNVIKGDMSIVGPRPLLMEYLPLYSPEQAKRHDVRPGMTGHAQVNGRNAIGWEEKFKLDTWYVENQSIWLDFKIMFKTVHKVLAKDDISAEGEATMTRFTGSQNKDET